One segment of Setaria viridis chromosome 4, Setaria_viridis_v4.0, whole genome shotgun sequence DNA contains the following:
- the LOC117852708 gene encoding uncharacterized protein, which yields MRRKKHLDRGGGGGGGTELFICFTSRPSAASAASVAAGGAPSSLRPSNSSKLLSPGRTSAGAGAEAVPAPPLHPSLSRRLRNSGSLKGGQSPMFPSGSTGGGRRGRGGFEPAEPSSPKVTCIGQVRVKGGKRKAKYASASALHSRSRRGGSAEASFRRAGDDRDGPQGKNQGWVYQIPVNICEALKTFGSCGGRSLCSPSRPGGAGERGALSADAHGSKKRRQRAPAGGSWLCGAAMARCLLAIQEEDDDIGKGAAVVPTEEMRASEVGLVMEEWDVEEEKAVMVGEVEVEKKDDILVVGREEEGRVSVCVPPRNALLLMRCRSDPVRMAALATRFWGSPAAATVEHLDNEVAGGVDGDGDEDEDEAEPEECKDEARHSAVSVKDVNFGECGGVEDDGGGAGETNQAQAEAEESFRFFLDNVESFKCGDLVEEDKDGSRTVVVEEAQIVRKDAASEVSLGEDTVAENQGPGMVELVISKEEDAPAQEKVEEEVKGRRSINNYSPSVALKEDRNKLRRLSSRRCVSTSSRASSASDRGGRRHSFSAEMEARRSSFSSLKDSRRASFSIDRDGRRWSFSIEQEHLVAEPKVLMASRKGKKTSSEQELEKDCAAAVAPNSAEEGQESYDDGKEEETTKNGEEGEIQDAETNQKVEKVETRAEDGEAGLVIERRKKSGELPDCLLLMMYEPKLSMEVSKETWVCSTDFVHWKSYQGKNNRNRYPQMASASGNDADTATGEPEDKENAEGSTIANNTDPSTVNLAVAPMPPPIAQNVQPPKPAAMEQKMKLELPVVTNAAAYTPFVLKRCKSEPMRSSARLAPDACFWKDRHRPLNATGVGF from the coding sequence ATGCGCCGCAAGAAGCACTTGGaccggggtggcggcggcggtggcggcacggaGCTCTTCATCTGCTTCACCTCCCGTccctccgccgcctcagccgcatccgtcgccgccggcggcgctccgTCTTCCCTCCGACCCTCCAACTCCTCCAAGCTCCTCAGCCCCGGCCGCACCAgtgccggcgccggagcagaGGCAGTGCCTGCCCCGCCTCTACACCCGTCGCtaagccgccgcctccgcaacAGCGGGAGCCTCAAGGGCGGCCAGTCCCCCATGTTCCCGTCGGGGTCCACaggcggtggccgccgcggccggggtggGTTCGAGCCTGCCGAGCCGTCCTCTCCCAAGGTCACCTGCATCGGCCAGGTCCGCGTCAAGGGCGGCAAGCGCAAGGCCAAGTacgcctccgcctcggcgctGCACTCCCGCTCCAGGCGCGGCGGGAGCGCGGAGGCCAGCTTCCGCCGCGCCGGTGACGACCGGGACGGACCCCAGGGCAAGAACCAGGGTTGGGTGTACCAGATCCCGGTCAACATCTGCGAGGCACTCAAGACATTCGGCTCCTGCGGCGGCCGCTCGCTCTGCTCGCCGTCTCGGCCGGGTGGGGCTGGCGAGCGGGGGGCGCTCTCCGCCGACGCACACGGTAGCAAGAAGCGGCGCCAGCGCGCGCCGGCTGGGGGCAGCTGGCTGTGTGGCGCTGCCATGGCGAGGTGCCTCTTGGCGATccaggaggaggacgatgacaTCGGCAAGGGAGCCGCCGTTGTGCCCACTGAGGAGATGAGGGCGTCGGAGGTGGGGCTCGTCATGGAAGAGTGGGAtgtcgaggaggagaaggctgtgatggtgggggaggtggaggtggagaagaAAGATGACATCTtggtggtggggagggaggaagaagggagggTCAGCGTCTGCGTCCCCCCAAGGAACGCGCTGCTGCTAATGCGCTGCCGTTCAGACCCAGTCCGCATGGCTGCTCTCGCCACCCGCTTCTGGGGGTCTCCAGCTGCGGCCACCGTGGAGCATTTGGACAATGAAGTGGCTGGTGGCGTCGACGGTGATGGGGACGAAGACGAGGATGAGGCTGAGCCAGAGGAGTGCAAAGATGAAGCTCGTCATTCAGCTGTTTCTGTCAAAGATGTGAACTTTGGAGAGTGTGGTGGTGTTGAAGATGATGGTGGCGGAGCAGGGGAGACAAATCAAGCACAGGCAGAAGCTGAAGAGagctttagattttttttagataatgtaGAGAGCTTTAAATGTGGGGATCTTGttgaagaagataaggatggTTCACGCACAGTAGTTGTAGAGGAAGCACAGATTGTTAGGAAAGATGCTGCTTCGGAGGTTTCTTTGGGAGAAGACACAGTGGCAGAAAACCAAGGGCCAGGCATGGTGGAGCTGGTGATCAGTAAGGAGGAAGACGCTCCAGCACAAGAAAAAGTTGAGGAAGAGGTGAAAGGGAGGAGGTCAATCAACAACTATTCCCCCTCGGTTGCTCTGAAGGAGGACCGCAACAAATTGCGACGGTTGAGTAGCAGGAGATGTGTCAGTACTAGCAGCAGGGCCTCATCGGCCAGCGATAGGGGTGGCAGGCGACACAGCTTCTCCGCTGAGATGGAGGCACGGCGGTCTAGCTTCTCAAGCTTGAAGGATTCAAGGAGGGCTAGTTTCTCCATTGATAGAGATGGCCGGAGGTGGAGCTTCTCAATTGAACAGGAACATCTCGTTGCGGAGCCTAAGGTGTTGATGGCGtcgaggaaggggaagaagacTTCATCTGAGCAAGAGTTGGAGAAAGattgtgctgctgctgttgctccAAACAGTGCAGAGGAAGGCCAAGAATCCTACGATGatggaaaggaagaagaaactaCTAAGaatggagaggaaggagagataCAAGATGCAGAAACGAACCAGAAAGTTGAGAAAGTAGAAACCAGAGCTGAAGATGGTGAGGCAGGACTGGTGatagagaggaggaagaagagcggTGAATTGCCGGATTGCCTCCTCCTGATGATGTATGAACCAAAGCTCTCCATGGAGGTCTCCAAGGAGACATGGGTCTGCAGCACTGACTTTGTCCATTGGAAGTCTTACCAGGGCAAGAATAACCGTAATCGCTACCCACAAATGGCTTCTGCTAGTGGCAATGATGCAGATACTGCTACAGGGGAGCCTGAAGATAAGGAGAATGCCGAAGGCAGCACTATTGCGAACAACACAGATCCGTCAACGGTGAACTTGGCTGTGGCACCTATGCCACCTCCAATTGCTCAAAATGTGCAACCACCAAAACCAGCTGCAATGGAACAGAAGATGAAGCTAGAGCTGCCGGTGGTCACCAATGCGGCAGCCTACACCCCATTTGTTCTGAAACGCTGCAAGTCAGAGCCAATGCGGTCATCGGCGCGCCTGGCTCCCGACGCTTGTTTCTGGAAGGACCGACATCGGCCCCTGAATGCCACCGGAGTCGGGTTCTGA